A genome region from Nitrospira sp. includes the following:
- a CDS encoding DUF58 domain-containing protein, with amino-acid sequence MAAKSLQTLVRRLFRDRTIRVTTEGTRFLLLTLAVGIAAVNTGNNLFYLLLAMMLSLVVLSGLLSEQCVRRLDFHRHLPDYLFVNQPATATLRVANHKPRIPSVSLRLFDVVAGNDLDRGIHLTHLAPASSTLCSYPLLVRQRGPYRLDGIRVVTPFPFGLFDKKSFYPLEATLIVCPEIISLPPLQLQTLNALGQDHALARRGPGNSLYNLREFRHGDDSRAIHWMTTARTAKLMLKETEAENRRSITLAILTVAPDEAAHRFERALSIAASLIDHYLKDGYQVRLVLGDQQDLWACGTDQSLPLLHALALCEQGAPATWTVVQQAIAQALGEGHEGPTILLSPWADPARRSEMPSVDYIMSPESHRDLFDDAGSSVSA; translated from the coding sequence ATGGCAGCCAAGAGCCTCCAGACGCTGGTCCGTCGACTCTTCCGCGACCGCACCATCCGCGTCACCACGGAAGGCACCCGCTTCCTCTTGTTGACCTTGGCGGTTGGGATCGCCGCCGTCAATACCGGCAATAATCTGTTCTACCTGCTGCTGGCCATGATGCTGAGTCTGGTCGTGCTGTCCGGGTTGCTGTCGGAACAATGTGTGCGGCGACTGGATTTCCATCGTCACCTGCCGGACTATCTGTTCGTCAATCAGCCGGCCACCGCAACACTTCGAGTCGCCAATCACAAACCACGTATCCCGAGCGTCTCGCTCCGGCTGTTCGATGTGGTTGCCGGGAACGATCTCGATCGTGGCATTCACCTCACGCACCTTGCGCCCGCATCATCAACCCTCTGCTCATACCCGCTACTGGTGCGGCAACGCGGACCATACCGGCTAGACGGGATCCGTGTCGTCACTCCGTTTCCCTTCGGCCTCTTTGACAAGAAATCGTTTTATCCACTCGAAGCGACGCTCATCGTTTGTCCGGAGATCATCTCCCTTCCGCCACTCCAACTGCAGACATTGAATGCCCTGGGGCAGGATCACGCCCTGGCGCGGCGAGGCCCCGGAAATTCTCTGTACAACTTGCGCGAGTTCCGACACGGAGACGATTCTCGCGCCATTCATTGGATGACCACGGCACGGACCGCAAAACTCATGCTCAAGGAAACCGAGGCGGAAAATCGACGATCGATCACGCTGGCGATCTTAACCGTCGCACCGGACGAGGCGGCACACAGGTTCGAGCGGGCGCTCTCGATCGCCGCCTCCCTTATTGATCACTATCTCAAAGACGGGTACCAAGTCCGCTTGGTACTGGGCGACCAACAGGATCTTTGGGCCTGCGGGACCGACCAATCCCTGCCTCTGCTTCACGCCCTGGCGCTCTGCGAACAAGGGGCACCGGCAACGTGGACCGTCGTTCAACAAGCCATCGCCCAAGCGCTTGGAGAAGGGCACGAGGGCCCGACGATTCTACTTTCTCCCTGGGCGGATCCGGCACGACGCAGCGAAATGCCATCGGTCGACTACATCATGTCTCCTGAGTCACACAGGGATCTCTTCGATGACGCTGGATCGAGCGTTTCGGCTTAG
- a CDS encoding FtsX-like permease family protein has protein sequence MIPFWLMMAWRELRSAWRHFLYFLGCIALGVGAVVGVSLFSSNVERAVLKEARGLLGGDLEIRLSRPVSEAGSLVLQRLAARGIQRTRVSELVAMVARVDRAQGAENVTQLVELKAVESGYPLYGTVRVDPDQPLLELLHQAGTSCREACHGAVVQESLLIRLGLVVGDAIKIGQASFRITGVIHTEPDRMANMFSLGPRVLVSQDGLLAADLVKPGSRLRERHLLKLPASMALTPLLHELRGRLSAESARLSSYRDAQPQLKQFLDQLSRYLGLVGLTALFVGGIGVALSIQAFVREKLQSIAILKTLGADTQTIIYSYLGQAVGLGVLGSAVGIGIGLLLQAVLPQAVSTVLATDVLQQVEFTSVLSWTALAPLAKGLGLGVLTTLLFSLWPLLTIRTIKPAVIFRREVEGALRPAGRHDASVWARAVRLITADPVRAIAATGIGLGLAGLSVWQAGSLTIGGLFIGGLLVAVVALTVTAKALLFGIRALPSPRALSLRQALGNIHRPGGQTLGVMVSIGVGVMVILAIALLEQALVRQVGENRPNDSPTFFFVDIQPDQAEGFSTLIHRRTGDAVPDLTPLVRSRLHAINGQAVTAERESEQEDQPGQSREEKRKNWYVNREYVLTFLDQLPKDNTIVKGTWWKTGQVFARPQVSVEEEAAKSLGIDVGTTLDLNIQGTIMRAEVSSIRKVEWGNFSTNFYMIFSPGALDGAPMTYVATVRVSPQDEVALQSAVVAAFPNVTAINIGEVLSSFARVLDRLSLAIRAVALFCLLAGALVMSAALAATRYRRLYEAVILKALGGTRTLIARSFAAEYALLGCVAGVIGVGLASLFSWAILRYILELPWSLEPSLLGIGLGCTIMLTLVVGFLSTYRLLGQPPLSVLRHE, from the coding sequence ATGATTCCCTTTTGGCTCATGATGGCCTGGCGGGAACTCCGTTCGGCCTGGCGACACTTTCTGTATTTTCTCGGCTGCATTGCCTTGGGAGTCGGGGCGGTTGTCGGGGTGTCTCTCTTTTCTAGTAATGTTGAGCGAGCAGTTCTGAAAGAAGCGCGCGGCCTGCTGGGTGGGGACCTGGAGATTCGCCTGTCCAGACCTGTTAGTGAGGCAGGGTCGCTCGTCCTTCAGCGCCTCGCAGCGCGCGGGATTCAGCGCACACGAGTGAGTGAGTTGGTCGCGATGGTGGCTCGAGTTGATCGCGCCCAGGGCGCGGAAAATGTGACGCAGTTGGTCGAATTGAAAGCAGTCGAATCAGGCTATCCTCTGTACGGAACTGTACGGGTTGATCCTGATCAACCCCTGCTGGAACTCTTGCATCAGGCCGGAACGAGCTGTCGGGAAGCTTGCCATGGAGCCGTGGTTCAGGAAAGTCTGCTGATTCGTTTGGGGCTGGTCGTGGGTGATGCGATCAAGATCGGACAAGCGTCATTCCGGATTACCGGCGTCATTCACACCGAGCCGGATCGAATGGCGAATATGTTCAGCTTGGGGCCGCGGGTCCTGGTTTCCCAAGATGGTCTCCTGGCTGCCGACCTTGTTAAGCCGGGAAGTCGTCTTCGCGAACGGCATCTCCTCAAGTTGCCCGCTTCCATGGCCCTGACCCCGCTGCTCCATGAGCTCCGCGGCCGCCTTTCCGCGGAGTCCGCACGGCTCTCTTCCTATCGGGATGCGCAGCCACAGCTCAAGCAGTTTCTCGATCAGCTGTCTCGGTACTTGGGGCTGGTGGGATTGACGGCGTTGTTTGTTGGCGGGATTGGCGTGGCTCTGTCGATTCAGGCGTTCGTTCGGGAAAAGCTTCAGTCGATTGCGATCCTAAAGACACTGGGCGCGGATACACAGACCATCATCTATTCGTATCTGGGGCAGGCGGTTGGATTGGGGGTGCTGGGCAGCGCGGTCGGTATTGGAATAGGACTCCTGCTGCAAGCTGTGTTGCCGCAGGCGGTCTCCACCGTGCTCGCGACGGATGTCCTGCAGCAGGTGGAGTTTACCTCCGTGCTGTCGTGGACGGCGCTGGCGCCGCTTGCGAAGGGATTGGGCTTAGGGGTACTGACCACGCTGCTGTTTAGTCTGTGGCCGCTCCTGACGATTCGAACCATCAAGCCGGCGGTCATCTTCAGGCGTGAAGTGGAGGGCGCACTCCGCCCTGCTGGTCGCCACGACGCATCGGTCTGGGCCCGGGCCGTACGGCTGATTACTGCCGATCCCGTTCGTGCCATCGCCGCGACCGGTATCGGACTTGGCCTGGCAGGGCTTTCGGTGTGGCAGGCCGGGTCACTGACGATCGGAGGTCTCTTCATCGGTGGGCTCTTGGTCGCTGTGGTGGCGTTAACCGTGACCGCGAAGGCACTCCTCTTCGGGATACGGGCATTGCCCAGCCCGCGTGCACTTTCTCTGCGACAGGCTCTCGGCAACATTCACCGCCCGGGGGGGCAAACCCTTGGAGTGATGGTCTCCATCGGTGTTGGCGTCATGGTCATTCTCGCGATCGCGTTGCTGGAACAAGCCTTGGTGCGTCAAGTCGGCGAGAACCGACCGAACGATTCGCCGACCTTCTTTTTTGTCGATATTCAGCCGGATCAAGCTGAGGGGTTCTCTACCTTGATTCACCGGCGCACCGGCGATGCGGTTCCTGATCTGACTCCGCTGGTGCGCTCTCGATTGCATGCGATCAATGGGCAGGCGGTTACGGCTGAGCGGGAGTCCGAACAGGAGGACCAGCCCGGTCAATCGCGAGAAGAGAAGCGGAAGAATTGGTATGTGAATCGTGAGTATGTGCTGACCTTTCTGGATCAACTGCCTAAAGACAATACAATTGTCAAAGGCACCTGGTGGAAGACGGGGCAAGTATTCGCGCGCCCGCAGGTGTCCGTCGAAGAAGAGGCGGCAAAGAGCCTTGGCATTGATGTGGGCACCACTCTGGACCTCAATATCCAGGGAACGATCATGCGGGCTGAGGTGAGTAGTATCAGAAAGGTCGAATGGGGCAATTTCTCCACGAATTTTTATATGATTTTTTCACCGGGCGCATTGGATGGCGCGCCGATGACCTATGTCGCGACGGTGCGGGTGTCCCCACAGGATGAAGTGGCGCTTCAATCGGCTGTGGTCGCCGCCTTTCCCAATGTGACGGCCATTAACATCGGCGAAGTGTTAAGCAGTTTCGCGCGGGTGCTCGACCGTCTCTCTCTGGCGATTCGTGCGGTGGCTCTATTTTGCCTGTTGGCCGGGGCTCTGGTCATGTCGGCGGCCCTGGCGGCCACGCGGTATCGTCGTCTCTATGAGGCGGTGATTCTCAAAGCGCTCGGCGGGACCCGTACGTTGATTGCCCGGTCGTTTGCAGCGGAATATGCCCTATTGGGTTGTGTGGCGGGGGTGATCGGCGTCGGTCTGGCCAGTCTCTTTTCGTGGGCGATTCTGCGCTATATCCTGGAATTGCCCTGGTCGCTGGAACCCTCGTTGCTGGGCATCGGGCTGGGTTGCACCATCATGCTCACCCTGGTCGTAGGATTCCTCAGTACCTACCGCTTGCTCGGACAGCCTCCGTTGAGCGTGCTCCGGCACGAGTGA
- a CDS encoding DUF3488 and transglutaminase-like domain-containing protein, producing the protein MTLDRAFRLSSILLAATGFASLTLSIPLPFWLLTLAGAAFTVALLRVNPTSGVSGVVQHLRFSALTWNIFLLLAFAGFWIDLLLVAQDLLPAGIHFLVLLLVNKLCNLDQRRDFLHLYAISLITLLASAAMTTQIWYAPFFLVYLVAGVWTLLLYHLLQEREEGVSHHAIGTHSGETHSPLPRITPRFFWTTNAMAAGAFALTVLFFFSIPRVGVGLLQHSHGESLRTTGFSEQVDLGVIGPVKQDPSIVMRVELPDSLGTPSTREPLYLRGVAYNRYDGKSWSNNLPLRRMLTELPQGTFTVRTPGTKPPPQAQALRQEILLEPLDTAVLFGAPLAFAVKGNLLSVQSDLMGSLHLASPSHTRVQYTVYSMPTRLNPAESATTAVLYPEFILQQYLQIPSVSPQIVDLAHRVTQPATSVSQAITLIHRHLLANYRYNLDVPSLQSAHPLEDFLLTRKTGYCEHYATAMVVMLRTLGIPARLVTGFLATEWNEFGGYYTVRQRDAHAWVEVYFPKSGWITIDPTPPAPESIGHTWWQSAGQVMDSGRLHWDRLFVHFSANDQLTVVQGIRESGDAVRTRLSEFLHTLSAQSSATFTQFMSALTRGGIPETALFIILALGVVYAGTLLLRSARNKASQPDVLSPHQRAVVMLYTSMLDCLAQRGIVKSASTTSRELLHQVQERWSEASPAVHALTQLYTQVRFGHAPFTAEDHTVAAGLLRRLQTLDPSTTPARQP; encoded by the coding sequence ATGACGCTGGATCGAGCGTTTCGGCTTAGCTCCATTCTGCTGGCGGCAACCGGATTCGCGAGCCTGACGCTCTCGATTCCCTTACCGTTCTGGCTTCTCACCTTGGCAGGCGCCGCCTTCACCGTGGCGCTGCTGCGCGTGAATCCCACATCGGGCGTCTCCGGAGTCGTCCAGCATCTCCGCTTCTCGGCCCTGACATGGAATATTTTCCTCCTCCTGGCCTTCGCAGGCTTCTGGATCGATCTGCTGCTGGTCGCGCAGGACCTCCTCCCGGCCGGGATCCATTTCCTCGTACTGCTCCTGGTGAACAAACTCTGCAACCTCGACCAGCGTCGAGATTTTTTGCACCTCTATGCCATTAGCCTGATTACCCTCCTCGCCTCAGCCGCCATGACGACCCAGATTTGGTATGCCCCCTTCTTCTTGGTGTATCTGGTGGCAGGCGTCTGGACGTTGCTCCTGTATCACTTGCTGCAGGAGCGGGAGGAGGGTGTCAGCCACCACGCAATCGGCACTCACTCCGGAGAGACGCACTCGCCACTGCCGCGCATTACGCCCCGCTTCTTTTGGACTACCAATGCCATGGCAGCCGGCGCATTCGCCCTCACCGTACTCTTCTTCTTTTCGATTCCGCGGGTCGGGGTTGGCCTCTTGCAACACTCCCATGGGGAAAGCCTGCGCACGACAGGCTTTTCAGAACAGGTCGATCTCGGAGTCATCGGCCCAGTGAAGCAAGACCCCAGTATCGTGATGCGAGTGGAACTGCCGGACAGTCTTGGAACTCCATCTACACGGGAACCGCTCTATCTACGTGGCGTGGCCTACAACCGGTATGACGGAAAATCCTGGAGCAATAACCTGCCACTCCGTCGGATGCTCACGGAACTCCCTCAAGGGACCTTCACAGTTCGAACGCCCGGCACTAAACCGCCTCCCCAAGCACAGGCACTTCGCCAAGAGATTCTGCTGGAACCGCTCGATACGGCCGTGCTGTTCGGCGCCCCGCTTGCCTTCGCGGTCAAAGGTAATCTGCTCTCAGTCCAATCCGATCTCATGGGCTCCTTGCACCTGGCCTCGCCGTCCCATACCCGCGTTCAATACACCGTCTACTCCATGCCAACCAGGCTCAATCCGGCGGAGAGTGCCACCACCGCGGTGCTGTATCCGGAGTTTATTCTCCAGCAATACTTGCAGATTCCCTCCGTGAGCCCACAGATCGTCGATCTTGCCCATCGGGTCACTCAGCCGGCGACCAGCGTGTCCCAAGCCATCACCCTGATCCACAGGCACTTGCTAGCCAACTATCGCTACAACCTGGATGTGCCGTCGCTCCAATCGGCTCACCCGCTTGAAGATTTTCTCCTGACCCGAAAAACAGGATATTGCGAACATTACGCCACGGCGATGGTGGTCATGCTCCGCACCCTCGGAATTCCCGCCCGATTGGTCACGGGGTTTCTGGCGACGGAGTGGAACGAGTTCGGTGGCTACTACACGGTTCGACAACGGGACGCCCACGCCTGGGTGGAAGTCTATTTTCCAAAGTCGGGCTGGATCACGATCGACCCGACCCCTCCGGCTCCCGAGAGCATTGGACACACCTGGTGGCAATCTGCCGGGCAGGTGATGGACTCGGGCCGTCTTCACTGGGATCGCCTCTTTGTCCACTTCAGCGCAAACGATCAACTCACGGTCGTGCAAGGCATTCGGGAGAGTGGAGACGCCGTTCGGACAAGACTCTCAGAATTCCTCCACACCCTCTCCGCACAGAGCTCGGCGACGTTCACGCAATTCATGTCCGCCCTCACACGAGGCGGTATCCCGGAAACCGCCCTCTTCATCATCCTGGCATTGGGCGTGGTCTATGCAGGAACACTGCTGCTGCGCTCCGCTCGAAACAAGGCGTCACAGCCGGATGTTCTTTCACCCCATCAACGCGCCGTCGTCATGCTCTACACCAGCATGTTGGATTGCCTTGCCCAACGCGGCATTGTGAAATCAGCCAGCACCACATCCAGGGAGTTGCTTCATCAAGTGCAGGAGCGTTGGTCGGAGGCCTCGCCGGCGGTTCACGCCCTCACGCAGCTGTACACACAAGTCCGATTCGGCCACGCCCCATTCACAGCCGAGGACCATACAGTGGCTGCAGGCCTGCTGCGCAGGCTCCAGACACTGGACCCATCGACCACTCCCGCACGACAGCCATAA
- a CDS encoding ChaN family lipoprotein, with the protein MATVLTWIHREAVLVPSRLLTLLSCLLLMVGCQAKDHSLLATNQLWNEWAVGQVVDAKTGLPVPMQAWLEGLATYDVIYLGEEHHNRSHIDAALTVLHSLMGRGRRPWLAMEMFGWDGQPALDGYVSSAQSSRVEFLEQVAWKQNWGGAFEDYEPLVQFAKDQHLPLLAMNPPKSLIRQVVKQGLVQAKEQPEWRQWGMEGEAIVDTPAYRSRILSQLQDCHGGGAPEDYQTMYEASMVRDEGMAKTLAAAMKRLRAQASPGQGPLLSYTGGGHVQYGVPVPDRVARRVPEGLQQVTVYMATFERERAAELYQAMQQGIADYVWLTPQGAQGPPRRCR; encoded by the coding sequence ATGGCTACAGTCCTGACATGGATTCATCGGGAGGCCGTTCTTGTGCCAAGCCGATTGCTTACGCTGCTGAGTTGTCTCCTGCTGATGGTCGGCTGCCAGGCGAAGGACCACTCGTTGCTGGCCACGAATCAGCTGTGGAATGAATGGGCGGTGGGTCAGGTCGTGGATGCCAAGACCGGCCTCCCGGTGCCGATGCAGGCGTGGTTGGAGGGCCTGGCCACGTACGATGTGATCTATCTGGGAGAAGAACATCACAATCGATCGCATATTGATGCGGCGTTGACGGTGCTTCACTCTCTTATGGGGCGGGGGCGTCGGCCATGGCTTGCGATGGAAATGTTTGGGTGGGATGGTCAACCGGCTCTGGACGGCTACGTGAGCTCAGCGCAGAGCAGCCGCGTGGAGTTCCTGGAACAGGTCGCCTGGAAACAAAATTGGGGCGGAGCCTTCGAAGATTACGAACCATTGGTGCAGTTCGCGAAAGATCAACACCTTCCGCTTTTGGCCATGAATCCGCCGAAGAGCCTGATTCGGCAGGTGGTGAAGCAGGGCTTGGTCCAAGCGAAGGAACAGCCCGAATGGCGTCAATGGGGCATGGAGGGGGAGGCGATTGTGGATACGCCTGCCTACCGGTCCCGGATTTTATCTCAACTCCAGGATTGCCACGGCGGTGGGGCTCCCGAGGACTATCAGACCATGTATGAAGCGTCTATGGTCAGGGACGAGGGGATGGCGAAGACCTTGGCTGCGGCGATGAAGCGGTTACGCGCCCAGGCCAGCCCCGGCCAGGGTCCGCTGCTCAGTTATACCGGCGGAGGCCATGTGCAATATGGGGTGCCGGTGCCGGATCGTGTGGCTCGACGAGTTCCAGAGGGGCTTCAGCAGGTGACGGTGTATATGGCCACGTTTGAACGGGAACGGGCCGCAGAGCTCTATCAGGCCATGCAACAAGGGATTGCGGATTATGTGTGGCTTACCCCCCAGGGGGCTCAAGGACCTCCGCGACGCTGCCGATAA
- a CDS encoding MoxR family ATPase gives MNSAQSIKSLQDNIAQVIKGKPQVIEMAVVCLLARGHLLIEDVPGVGKTTLAHSLARSLDCSFKRIQFTSDLLPSDIVGISMFNRQKQAFEFMPGPLFANIVLADEINRTTPKTQSSLLEAMSEAQISVDNQTYPLRQPFMVIATQNPAEYHGTFPLPESQLDRFLMRLRIGYPTPDEEKKVLDRPQLLHPADDIQPVLSAQHIVDLQAQAEKVRMEDSLMDYLLAIVSATRHTTLLSLGVSTRGALALCRAAKALALVRDRTYCLPEDIKELAPTVLSHRVMFSRTQGMRTNTVEHTERVIQDLLETIPVPV, from the coding sequence GTGAATTCTGCCCAATCTATCAAATCGTTACAGGACAATATCGCGCAGGTCATCAAGGGCAAGCCGCAGGTGATCGAAATGGCCGTGGTCTGCCTCCTGGCGCGCGGGCATCTCCTGATCGAGGATGTCCCCGGCGTCGGCAAGACCACGCTGGCCCATAGCCTCGCCCGCTCCCTCGATTGCTCCTTCAAACGCATCCAATTCACCAGCGACCTGCTACCATCCGATATCGTCGGCATTTCCATGTTCAATCGCCAGAAACAAGCGTTTGAGTTCATGCCGGGCCCGCTGTTTGCCAACATCGTCCTGGCCGATGAGATCAATCGGACAACACCGAAAACTCAGAGCAGTCTGCTCGAAGCCATGAGCGAAGCCCAAATCTCCGTGGATAACCAAACCTATCCCCTGCGTCAGCCGTTCATGGTCATTGCCACACAAAATCCGGCGGAATACCACGGCACCTTTCCGCTTCCGGAATCTCAGCTCGACCGATTCCTTATGCGACTTCGCATCGGCTACCCGACTCCGGATGAGGAAAAGAAAGTGCTGGATCGCCCCCAGCTACTGCACCCGGCCGACGACATTCAACCGGTACTCAGCGCGCAACATATAGTCGATCTTCAAGCGCAGGCGGAAAAGGTCCGGATGGAAGACAGCCTGATGGACTATCTCCTCGCCATTGTGTCCGCCACCAGGCACACCACGCTGCTGTCACTGGGCGTGAGTACGCGAGGGGCTCTCGCGCTGTGCAGAGCGGCGAAAGCCCTGGCCCTGGTGCGAGACCGGACCTATTGTCTCCCCGAAGACATCAAGGAACTCGCACCAACCGTCCTCTCACACCGCGTCATGTTCAGTCGCACCCAGGGGATGCGCACCAACACCGTCGAGCACACAGAACGGGTCATTCAAGACCTGCTTGAGACGATCCCGGTTCCCGTGTAA
- a CDS encoding ABC transporter ATP-binding protein: MIATQQVTMQLDAGGQTVTILDDVTIEIPEKQTVAIIGPSGSGKSTLLGLIAGLDRPTSGTIWLNGVEITALGEQAMARLRLANVGYIFQSFHLIPTLTALENVSIPLELAGDSQAPKRAAELLHAVGLGHRLSHYPVQLSGGEQQRVAVARAFACRPPILLADEPTGNLDSSTGQQVIELIMALHRDAGTTLVLVTHDRHLAASMERVITLRDGRVESDHLASLHHRTPDLEA, from the coding sequence ATGATTGCGACTCAACAGGTAACGATGCAGCTGGACGCAGGTGGTCAGACGGTGACCATTCTTGATGATGTCACGATAGAGATTCCGGAAAAGCAAACGGTGGCGATTATCGGCCCTTCCGGGAGCGGCAAATCCACGCTATTGGGCCTGATTGCGGGGCTCGACAGACCGACATCCGGCACTATTTGGCTGAACGGGGTCGAGATTACGGCGCTCGGCGAGCAGGCGATGGCACGACTGCGCCTGGCCAATGTCGGGTATATTTTTCAATCGTTTCATCTGATTCCCACGCTCACGGCGTTGGAGAATGTCTCGATCCCGCTTGAACTTGCGGGTGATTCACAGGCTCCGAAGCGAGCGGCGGAATTGCTGCATGCGGTCGGGTTGGGACATCGACTGTCGCACTATCCGGTCCAGCTTTCGGGGGGAGAGCAACAACGGGTTGCCGTGGCGCGCGCGTTTGCCTGTCGCCCGCCGATTCTCTTGGCCGATGAGCCTACCGGCAATCTGGATTCCTCCACAGGCCAGCAGGTGATTGAATTGATCATGGCCTTACACCGCGATGCCGGGACGACTCTGGTCTTAGTCACCCACGACCGGCACTTGGCCGCATCCATGGAACGTGTGATCACGCTCCGGGATGGACGGGTGGAGTCAGATCACCTCGCGTCACTTCACCATAGGACACCTGACCTCGAAGCATGA
- a CDS encoding arylesterase — MLTCSERLNFVVRQGTACLLALILGGLSGCDQSSTPTASSSADNLAPATPPSSERTPLRETPPATSIPPADNRPRIIAFGDSLTAGLGVIPEQSYPTQLQKQLDALGYHYQVLNAGVSGDTSAGGLRRVSWVLAGKPRVVILELGGNDGLRGLGLPETRSHLDAIIRQLQDARVQVILAGMKLPPNYGEEYTARFEAMYRDLAQLHGLPLIPFLLEGVGGEKSLNQADGIHPTGDGYRIVVENVLRSLLPVLKDTSTNSSAKKKKT; from the coding sequence ATGCTGACCTGCTCGGAGCGTTTGAATTTTGTCGTGCGCCAGGGAACGGCCTGCCTCCTGGCACTGATCCTCGGCGGACTATCAGGATGCGATCAATCAAGTACGCCCACGGCTTCTTCCTCAGCCGACAACCTTGCACCCGCAACTCCCCCCTCCTCCGAGCGGACACCTCTCCGCGAAACGCCTCCGGCGACATCAATCCCGCCGGCTGACAATCGGCCCCGTATCATCGCGTTTGGAGACAGCTTGACCGCCGGCCTAGGAGTCATCCCGGAGCAGTCGTACCCTACCCAGCTTCAGAAACAACTCGATGCCCTGGGCTATCACTACCAGGTACTCAATGCGGGGGTCAGTGGGGACACGTCAGCAGGAGGACTTCGCCGTGTTTCTTGGGTCCTTGCCGGCAAGCCACGGGTGGTAATTCTCGAGTTGGGCGGGAATGACGGACTGCGCGGCCTCGGTCTGCCTGAAACCCGATCACACCTCGACGCGATCATCAGACAGTTACAGGACGCCCGCGTGCAAGTGATCTTGGCGGGAATGAAGCTCCCCCCAAATTACGGCGAAGAATATACCGCTCGATTCGAAGCAATGTATCGGGATCTCGCGCAGCTCCATGGGCTTCCACTCATCCCATTTCTACTTGAGGGCGTAGGAGGGGAGAAGTCGCTCAATCAAGCCGACGGCATTCACCCGACAGGGGACGGGTATCGTATCGTGGTCGAGAACGTGCTCAGGAGTCTGCTCCCCGTGCTAAAAGACACCTCGACCAACTCGTCAGCGAAAAAGAAAAAGACGTGA